In one Cyclopterus lumpus isolate fCycLum1 chromosome 24, fCycLum1.pri, whole genome shotgun sequence genomic region, the following are encoded:
- the hadhb gene encoding trifunctional enzyme subunit beta, mitochondrial produces MSSMLLSTMRGCSVSPSWAVRLGARSLSTTAQLHAQVQTKSKKTLARPGVKNVVLVEGVRTPFLLSGTTYADLMPHDLARAALQGLLQRTGLPKDAVDYIIYGTVIQEVKTSNVAREAALGAGFSDKIPAHTVTMACISSNQAMTSGVGLIAAGQCDSIVAGGVEFMSDVPIRHSRKMRKTMLSLSRAKTLGQRLGLIGSIRMAHLSPELPAVAEFSTAETMGHSADRLAAAFGVSRVEQDEFAVRSHTLAKKAQDAGLLQDVISFKVPGRDIVSKDNGIRVSSMEQMGKLKAAFIKPHGTVTAANSSFLTDGASAVLIMSEEKALAMGYKPKAYLRDFVYVSQDPKDQLLLGPTYGTPKVLERAGLTMSDIDVFEFHEAFAGQIMANLKAMDSDWFGQTYLGKKSKVGTPPMEKFNLWGGSLSLGHPFGATGCRLVTTVAHRLQKEGGQYGLLAACAAGGQGHAMVIEAYPQ; encoded by the exons ATGTCGTCTATGTTGCTGAGCACAATGCGGGGCTGCTCTGTCAGTCCTTCCTGGGCAGTGCGGTTGg gggCTCGCTCTCTCAGCACGACGGCCCAGCTTCACGCTCAGG TTCAGACAAAGAGCAAGAAGACGCTGGCTCGGCCCGGTGTGAAGAACGTCGTTCTGGTGGAAGGAGTTCGAACCCCTTTCCTGCTGTCTGGAACCAC ATATGCTGACCTTATGCCCCATGACTTGGCCAGAGCAGCTCTGCA GGGTCTGCTGCAGAGGACGGGTTTACCCAAAGATGCTGTAGACTACATAATCTATGGAACAGTCATCCAGGAGGTCAAAACCAGCAATGTGGCAAGAGAG GCAGCACTGGGTGCAGGCTTCTCTGACAAGATCCCAGCTCACACCGTCACCATGGCCTGCATCTCCTCCAACCAGGCAATGACCTCAG gTGTTGGTCTGATTGCTGCAGGCCAGTGTGACTCCATTGTTGCAGGAGGTGTGGAGTTCATGTCTGATGTTCCGATCCGCCATAGCCGTAAGATGAGGAAGACCATGCTGTCCCTCAGTAGGGCGAAGACCCTCGGCCAGAGGCTGGGTCTGATTGGCAGCATCCGAATGGCACATCTCTCCCCAGAG cttccTGCTGTGGCGGAGTTTTCCACGGCTGAAACGATGGGCCACAGTGCCGATCGTCTGGCTGCTGCGTTTGGGGTCTCCAGAGTGGAGCAGGATGAGTTCGCCGTGCGATCACACACTCTGGCCAAAAAGGCCCAGGACGCCGGTTTGCTGCAGGACGTCATCTCCTTTAAAGTGCCGG GTCGTGATATTGTGTCCAAGGACAACGGTATCCGCGTATCCTCCATGGAGCAAATGGGCAAACTAAAGGCCGCCTTCATTAAACCTCACGGCACGGTCACCGCCGCCAACTCCTCCTtcctg ACTGACGGTGCCTCCGCTGTGCTTATCATGTCTGAAGAGAAAGCTCTGGCGATGGGTTACAAGCCCAAAGCCTACCTCAG AGACTTTGTCTACGTGTCCCAGGACCCCAAAGATCAGCTGCTTTTGGG GCCAACGTACGGCACACCGAAGGTCCTGGAACGGGCCGGCTTAACCATGAGTGACATTGACGTCTTCGAGTTCCACGAGGCATTCGCA ggCCAGATAATGGCAAATCTGAAGGCTATGGACTCAGATTGGTTTGGCCAGACATACTTGGGCAAGAAATCAAAG gtgggaaCTCCTCCCATGGAGAAGTTCAACCTGTGGGGAGGATCTTTGTCTTTGGGTCATCCGTTCGGCGCCACCGGCTGCAGGCTGGTAACCACAGTGGCCCACCGGCTgcagaaggagggaggccagtACGGCCTGCTGGCGGCTTgtgctgctggaggacag GGTCATGCCATGGTGATCGAGGCCTACCCGCAGTAA
- the gareml gene encoding GRB2-associated and regulator of MAPK protein, translating to MEKLSASLSEITWSPLALPLDAVVSKFRLPTLVRLAHGECVEGLSEEDVVLLHSCRQWTTVTAHSLEEGHYVIGPKIDIPLQYQGKFKLLDEDRDVRDPVQYFSSVEEVAGVFPDRVFVMETITFSVKVVSGEFSEDSEPYSFTLQAGDELSLMGKAELLCATPSKEKTGLSALLRRLGKTPRSKTPCLVCMNHRTNQSVSLPFGCRGRFCTRSPLEQGMLGGEHTVRSIIERVRLPVNVSVPSRPPRNPYDRHAVREGHRYKLLNIVSKTVVLCMVLRRQEVSPSHFLLLRCMPRFNVAESSVHTAALESLLLRHAFDPDAYSRAVRETRPELECMTEECVSPRRSRMCVSGQDSLAPALQHLSMCGYGGGVSDSLSQRCRDSLGERLGEGPGEEREYVTPEWTEAEMRISEEIPYEELWTNQNAEGSGKEPNLISFHSSSSLDGSLGTMVTRVSTPPPVPPKSDAVREECRYLIAPPVPPRCSKGGSISSPVPSPPVPPRFPKTSTSPRPNLSFYSSGLQDSCSPSPDASLYCYPCSWADCPAPNPASPELVSAPPADNTANPQPAQATWAEPWVDSFTSSGPRLRPPPPQSRFAPFGALNPFNRQSPCPSPEPTANPTTDSSRGAEGGGTPSGVTEGLSLSPDPTWRPPADLSVLSLEEVSACLRFIGLSEAAVGVFQRERIDGSLLVQLTEDILSHDFHLSRLHVTKITQFIQGWRPKI from the exons GTGAATGTGTGGAGGGCCTGTCGGAGGAGGACGTGGTGCTGTTACACTCCTGTCGTCAGTGGACCACAGTGACGGCCCACAGCTTGGAGGAGGGACACTACGTTATTGGACCCAAGATAGACATCCCTCTGCAATACCAGG GAAAGTTCAAGTTGTTGGATGAAGACCGAGACGTCAGGGATCCGGTCCAGTATTTTTCCAGTGTGGAGGAAGTCGCTGGAGTCTTCCCTGACCGGGTCTTTGTCATGGAGACGATCACTTTTAGTGTCAAG GTGGTGTCAGGGGAGTTCAGTGAGGATAGTGAGCCCTACAGCTTCACTCTGCAGGCTGGAGATGAGCTGTCACTCATGGGGAAGGCGGAGCTTCTCTGTGCCACGCCCTCTAAGGAAAAGACGGGACTGAGCGCACTCTTGAGGCGCCTAGGGAAGACTCCTAGAA GTAAAACTCCATGCCTGGTCTGTATGAACCATCGCACGAATCAGAGTGTCAGCCTGCCCTTTGGTTGCCGTGGACGCTTTTGCACACGTTCCCCTCTGGAGCAAGGCATGCTGGGTGGGGAGCACACGGTACGCAGCATCATCGAGAGGGTTCGCCTCCCCGTCAACGTATCCGTGCCTTCGAGACCGCCGCGAAACCCTTACGACCGCCATGCGGTCCGAGAGGGCCACCGCTACAAGCTGCTTAACATCGTCAGCAAGACGGTGGTGCTCTGCATGGTACTCCGTCGACAGGAAGTCTCCCCTTCCCACTTCCTTCTGCTGCGTTGCATGCCCCGGTTCAACGTGGCCGAGTCCTCCGTCCACACGGCGGCGCTTGAGAGCCTCCTATTGCGACACGCGTTCGACCCAGATGCCTACTCTCGAGCTGTCAGGGAAACCCGGCCAGAGCTGGAGTGTATGACAGAGGAGTGTGTGAGCCCGCGGCGCTCCCGCATGTGTGTGTCGGGTCAGGACTCCTTGGCGCCGGCACTGCAGCACCTCTCCATGTGCGGGTACGGGGGTGGGGTTTCGGACAGCCTATCACAGCGCTGCAGGGACTCTCTCGGAGAGCGTCTGGGGGAGGGCCCAGGTGAGGAGCGGGAGTATGTGACTCCCGAGTGGACTGAGGCCGAAATGAGGATCAGTGAAGAAATCCCTTACGAGGAACTCTGGACCAATCAGAACGCAGAGGGTTCGGGGAAGGAGCCAAACCTCATCTCCTTTCATTCATCTTCCTCATTGGATGGTTCTCTTGGTACCATGGTGACAAGAGTGTCGACCCCGCCGCCCGTACCTCCAAAATCAGATGCT gtGAGAGAGGAGTGTCGCTACTTGATCgcccctccggttccccctcgcTGCTCCAAAGGAGGGTCTATCTCCAGTCCGGTGCCCAGCCCTCCCGTCCCACCTCGCTTCCCCAAAACCTCCACCTCCCCGAGACCCAACCTGTCCTTCTACTCCTCTGGACTTCAGGACAG CTGCTCGCCCTCTCCCGATGCTTCCCTCTACTGTTACCCGTGTTCCTGGGCCGACTGCCCGGCCCCTAACCCTGCCAGTCCCGAGCTCGTCTCGGCCCCCCCTGCAGACAACACAGCCAATCCTCAGCCAGCACAGGCAACCTGGGCAGAGCCATGGGTGgactccttcacctcctccggaCCTCGACTGAGGCCGCCACCTCCGCAGAGTCGATTTGCTCCCTTTGGGGCGCTGAACCCCTTCAACCGCCAGTCCCCTTGCCCCTCACCTGAGCCCACTGCCAATCCCACGACAGATTCCTCCAGAGGGGCAGAGGGCGGTGGGACGCCCTCAGGTGTCACTGAAGGGCTGTCCCTGTCCCCTGACCCCACCTGGAGGCCTCCCGCTGACCTGTCTGTGCTGTCATTGGAGGAGGTGTCGGCCTGCCTGCGGTTCATCGGCCTATCAGAGGCAGCCGTGGGGGTTTTCCAGAGGGAGCGAATCGACGGGAGCCTCCTGGTGCAGCTGACCGAAGACATCCTGTCACATGACTTCCACCTGAGCCGACTCCATGTCACCAAGATCACACAGTTCATACAGGGCTGGAGGCCCAagatctaa